From the genome of Gracilinanus agilis isolate LMUSP501 chromosome 2, AgileGrace, whole genome shotgun sequence, one region includes:
- the LOC123236528 gene encoding UPF0472 protein C16orf72-like — MEDKEEESKSEIQEHGPEHWFTKWERQCLAETEQEEQMPPELQEEAVTAHPKHKQQKLWHLFQNSAIAVAQLYKDRVSQQQELSLWVPFQNAATAITNLYKESVDIHQQSFDLGIQIGYQRRNKDMLAWVKKHTRTIHREDLISFLCGKVPPPRNPRAPQRLTIVPPNRGTSTETSSSVETDLQSFNEAIALHGLSGAIANINICSNTPGSPTHVSNRSNACRRRNGLHDVDLNTFISEEMSLHLDNGGTRKRTSAQCGDVIIDSPTHKRKKMV, encoded by the coding sequence atggaaGATAAGGAGGAGGAAAGCAAATCTGAGATCCAGGAGCATGGGCCTGAGCATTGGTTCACCAAGTGGGAGAGGCAGTGCCTGGCTGAAACTGAGCAAGAGGAGCAGATGCCCCCAGAGCTGCAAGAAGAGGCAGTCACTGCGCATCCCAAGCACAAGCAGCAGAAGTTGTGGCACCTCTTCCAGAACTCGGCCATTGCTGTGGCCCAGCTTTACAAAGATCGAGTGAGTCAACAGCAGGAACTTTCCCTCTGGGTTCCCTTCCAAAATGCAGCCACTGCCATTACTAACCTCTACAAAGAAAGTGTGGATATCCATCAACAAAGTTTTGATCTAGGAATTCAAATTGGCTATCAGCGACGCAATAAGGATATGTTAGCATGGGTTAAAAAACACACAAGAACTATTCATAGAGAAGACTTGATCAGCTTCCTCTGTGGAAAAGTTCCTCCTCCACGAAACCCTAGAGCTCCCCAAAGACTAACTATAGTACCCCCTAACCGAGGTACTTCAACAGAAACTAGCTCATCTGTAGAAACTGATTTGCAATCCTTCAATGAAGCCATAGCTCTGCATGGTCTTAGTGGAGCAATAGCTAATATAAACATTTGTTCAAATACTCCAGGATCTCCTACTCATGTAAGCAATAGATCGAATGCTTGTCGAAGGAGAAATGGACTCCATGATGTGGATTTGAACACTTTCATATCAGAAGAAATGTCACTCCACTTGGACAACGGTGGAACTAGAAAGCGTACCTCAGCCCAATGTGGCGATGTCATTATAGACTCACCAACTCATAAACGCAAAAAAATGGTCTAA